Proteins found in one Armatimonadota bacterium genomic segment:
- a CDS encoding biotin--[acetyl-CoA-carboxylase] ligase, with amino-acid sequence MSEVRPGTRRWTVHRVEHATSTNDLLRTMAMAGAPSGTVVVARTQSAGRGRLGRTWASPPGGLWCSVLLELPDVPSRLPLLVAVAAADAARAVSGADVRVKWPNDLVLAGRKVGGILVEALPPHAVVGIGLNVRVDLAALPPEVRAEAGSLLPAGGSREAEASRRTGAYAPATAEGVDPDEVDEVVEAALDRLLGALAQVHDAERAGRGDEVLARWRHLCVTLGQPVRVATGREVVEGEAVDVDPAGALVVRTPGGVRRLVAGEVTQVRPGEGGHPGGVSPRSSHE; translated from the coding sequence GTGAGCGAGGTCCGCCCCGGCACCCGGCGCTGGACGGTCCACCGCGTCGAGCACGCCACCTCGACGAACGACCTCCTGCGCACGATGGCCATGGCGGGGGCGCCATCCGGGACGGTGGTGGTGGCGCGCACCCAGAGCGCCGGGCGCGGGCGGCTGGGGCGCACCTGGGCGTCCCCGCCCGGCGGGTTGTGGTGCTCGGTGCTCCTGGAGCTGCCGGACGTCCCCTCGCGGCTGCCGCTGCTCGTGGCCGTGGCGGCGGCCGACGCGGCGCGGGCGGTGAGCGGGGCGGACGTGCGCGTGAAGTGGCCCAACGACCTCGTCCTGGCCGGGCGCAAGGTGGGCGGCATCCTGGTGGAGGCCCTCCCGCCGCACGCCGTGGTGGGGATCGGCCTGAACGTGCGCGTCGACCTGGCCGCGCTGCCGCCGGAGGTGCGCGCGGAGGCCGGCTCGCTGCTCCCGGCGGGGGGGTCACGCGAGGCGGAAGCGTCACGCCGGACGGGAGCGTACGCTCCGGCCACGGCGGAGGGTGTCGACCCGGACGAGGTGGACGAGGTGGTGGAGGCCGCGCTGGACCGACTGCTCGGTGCGCTGGCCCAAGTGCACGACGCCGAGCGCGCGGGCCGCGGCGACGAGGTGCTGGCGCGCTGGCGCCACCTGTGCGTCACGCTGGGGCAACCGGTGCGGGTGGCCACGGGCCGCGAGGTGGTGGAGGGGGAGGCGGTGGACGTCGATCCGGCCGGTGCGCTGGTCGTGCGCACACCAGGCGGTGTGCGGCGCCTCGTCGCCGGGGAGGTCACCCAGGTGCGGCCGGGCGAGGGTGGCCACCCCGGGGGCGTCTCCCCGCGCAGCTCCCATGAGTGA
- a CDS encoding cyclodeaminase/cyclohydrolase family protein, translated as MSVAEQRVGAWLEQLASRAPAPGGGSAAALAGAQAAALVAMVARLTLPAEAAESRQAGQAAAGAADAPAEAAGALADAERLRAALVRAADEDARAFEAVMAAYRLPRSTDEERARRREAVQAALHMATAVPLRTAAAAVEVLETARRLAPVANPHAASDLGVAAHLAAAAAEGALLNVAINLKGLRDGEEVDRLRREAAEVRRRAQALREAVVRVVEASLA; from the coding sequence GTGAGCGTGGCGGAGCAGCGCGTGGGGGCGTGGCTCGAACAGCTGGCCTCCCGCGCCCCCGCACCGGGCGGGGGGAGTGCGGCCGCGCTCGCGGGGGCCCAGGCGGCGGCGCTGGTGGCCATGGTGGCGCGGCTGACGCTGCCCGCGGAGGCCGCAGAATCCCGGCAAGCCGGACAGGCCGCCGCAGGGGCTGCCGACGCGCCGGCGGAGGCGGCGGGGGCACTGGCCGACGCCGAGCGGCTGCGCGCGGCGCTGGTACGGGCGGCCGACGAGGACGCTCGGGCCTTCGAGGCGGTGATGGCGGCCTACCGCCTGCCGCGCTCGACCGACGAGGAGCGGGCCCGCCGGCGTGAGGCGGTGCAGGCGGCCCTGCACATGGCTACCGCCGTCCCGCTGCGGACGGCAGCGGCCGCGGTGGAGGTGCTGGAGACCGCCCGGCGCCTGGCCCCGGTGGCCAACCCCCATGCCGCCAGCGACCTGGGCGTGGCGGCGCACCTGGCGGCGGCGGCGGCCGAGGGGGCGTTGCTGAACGTGGCCATCAACCTGAAGGGCCTGCGCGACGGCGAGGAGGTCGACCGGCTGCGTCGCGAGGCCGCCGAGGTCCGGCGCCGGGCGCAGGCGCTCCGGGAGGCGGTCGTGCGCGTCGTGGAGGCGTCCCTGGCGTGA
- the hutI gene encoding imidazolonepropionase encodes MTADLLVVNIGQLLTLAPRHPGGNDTPRRGAALADVGLVTGGALAVADGVVVAAGPEAEVREAAGRAAEVVDAGGRVVLPGFVDPHTHLLFAGSRADEFEQRLQGLSYLEIAARGGGILRTVAQTRVMGEAGLVELGAARLDSLLACGTTTVEVKSGYGLTVEDELKLLRAAHRLHARHHLDIVPTFLGAHALPPEFAGDADGYVRLVIEEMLPAVIDEDLAEFCDVFCEQGAFTPEQARAILEAGRAAGLVPKLHADELSDLGGARLAAEVGAISADHLLCASDEGLRAMAAAGTIGVLLPGTAFFLGLPYARARHMIALGVPIALATDFNPGTSPTWSMPMAIALACVGMRLRPAEAVVAATLNAAHAVGMAEAVGSLEPGKVADFLILDADDYRAVAMHFGVSLVDEVYKRGRRVYSSRAGVVPP; translated from the coding sequence GTGACCGCCGACCTCCTTGTCGTGAACATCGGCCAGCTCCTCACGCTGGCCCCGCGCCACCCGGGAGGCAACGACACCCCGCGGCGGGGGGCGGCGCTGGCCGATGTGGGGCTCGTCACCGGCGGGGCGCTGGCGGTGGCCGACGGGGTCGTGGTGGCCGCCGGGCCGGAGGCGGAGGTGCGGGAGGCGGCCGGCCGCGCCGCCGAGGTGGTCGACGCCGGCGGGCGGGTGGTGCTGCCGGGCTTCGTCGACCCCCACACCCACCTCCTCTTCGCCGGGTCGCGCGCCGACGAGTTCGAGCAGCGCCTGCAGGGGCTGAGCTACCTGGAGATCGCCGCGCGCGGCGGGGGCATCCTCCGCACCGTCGCCCAGACGCGGGTGATGGGCGAGGCGGGGCTGGTGGAGCTCGGCGCGGCCCGCCTCGACAGCCTGCTGGCCTGCGGCACCACCACGGTGGAGGTGAAGAGCGGGTACGGCCTCACGGTGGAGGACGAGCTGAAGCTCCTGCGCGCCGCCCACCGCCTGCACGCCCGCCACCACCTCGACATCGTCCCCACCTTCCTGGGCGCCCACGCCCTGCCGCCGGAGTTCGCCGGCGACGCCGACGGCTACGTGCGCCTGGTCATCGAGGAGATGCTCCCCGCCGTAATCGATGAGGACCTGGCCGAGTTCTGCGACGTCTTCTGCGAGCAGGGGGCCTTCACGCCCGAGCAGGCGCGCGCCATCCTGGAGGCCGGCCGCGCCGCCGGGCTCGTCCCCAAGCTGCACGCCGACGAGCTCTCCGACCTGGGCGGGGCGCGGCTGGCCGCCGAGGTGGGGGCGATCTCCGCCGACCACCTCCTCTGCGCCAGCGACGAGGGGCTGCGCGCCATGGCCGCCGCCGGCACCATCGGCGTCCTCCTCCCCGGCACCGCCTTCTTCCTCGGCCTCCCCTACGCACGGGCCCGCCACATGATCGCGCTGGGCGTCCCCATCGCCCTCGCCACCGACTTCAACCCGGGGACGTCGCCCACGTGGTCGATGCCCATGGCCATCGCCCTGGCCTGCGTGGGGATGCGTCTGCGCCCGGCGGAGGCCGTGGTGGCGGCGACGCTGAACGCCGCCCACGCCGTCGGCATGGCGGAGGCGGTGGGCAGCCTGGAGCCGGGGAAGGTGGCCGACTTCCTCATCCTCGACGCCGACGACTACCGCGCGGTGGCGATGCACTTCGGGGTGAGCCTGGTGGACGAGGTCTACAAGCGCGGTCGCCGGGTCTACTCCAGCCGCGCCGGAGTGGTGCCGCCGTGA